A single region of the Fenollaria sporofastidiosus genome encodes:
- a CDS encoding nucleoside deaminase: MNMAIREAIKAYRLGEVPVGAVIVKDGEVISKAYNESITSTDASAHAEMLAIRRACEKLKNYRLTGCDIYVTLEPCMMCLGAILEARIKNLYIGLLDYKKGSCISKMQLHNSSLSYHKLNVVYSESKIYKFLLQNFFKTLRNK, translated from the coding sequence ATGAACATGGCAATCAGAGAGGCGATAAAGGCTTATAGGCTTGGTGAGGTTCCTGTAGGTGCTGTCATTGTGAAAGATGGCGAGGTAATTTCAAAAGCCTACAATGAAAGCATTACTTCGACTGATGCGTCTGCTCATGCGGAGATGCTTGCTATAAGACGGGCGTGCGAGAAGCTCAAGAACTACAGACTCACAGGCTGCGACATATACGTAACGCTTGAACCTTGTATGATGTGCCTGGGTGCGATTTTAGAAGCACGCATAAAAAACTTATATATAGGTCTTCTTGATTACAAGAAGGGCTCTTGTATTAGCAAAATGCAGCTTCACAACTCATCTCTTAGCTATCATAAGCTAAATGTAGTATATAGTGAAAGCAAGATTTATAAATTCCTTTTACAAAACTTTTTCAAGACCTTAAGAAACAAATAG
- a CDS encoding LCP family protein, producing the protein MQKFVKFFKIFLITILVCILFFGLYYYKKLSKKDNKLVIVDETKINQKTTDKLEGELVFAFFGIDGENGLGYIKQKLARLDGKTGEDRYFTTGNPSDTMMLVKIDKKTAKVNVVSVPRDTKVKIVNHEGLRKINASFAKDGPYAAIDTLREFSNVDFTNYIAVDYKGVKAIVDIIGGIEVDVPFDMDYDDPTDTPPLHIHLKKGKQKLDGKSAMEFLRFRKSNEGQGDKFLGDVGRVTHQQYFIKELMKQTLSAKNIAKLPRMIQAGLEHVLTNISIDEMLDLAKVFTAYKPDKLTIETIPGTDKFEGGASYFIADEEETAKLFTKIFK; encoded by the coding sequence ATGCAGAAATTCGTTAAATTTTTTAAAATATTTTTAATAACAATACTAGTTTGCATACTGTTCTTCGGCTTGTATTATTATAAGAAGCTTTCTAAGAAGGACAACAAACTAGTTATAGTTGATGAGACTAAGATCAATCAGAAGACGACAGATAAGCTTGAAGGAGAGCTAGTATTTGCTTTCTTCGGTATAGATGGAGAGAACGGTCTTGGCTATATCAAGCAAAAACTTGCAAGGCTTGATGGCAAGACTGGAGAGGATAGGTACTTCACTACAGGTAACCCATCAGATACCATGATGCTAGTAAAGATTGACAAGAAGACAGCTAAGGTTAATGTCGTGAGCGTGCCAAGAGATACTAAGGTCAAGATAGTAAATCACGAAGGCTTAAGAAAGATTAACGCATCTTTTGCAAAGGACGGACCTTACGCGGCCATTGATACACTTAGAGAGTTTTCGAACGTTGACTTTACTAATTACATTGCCGTAGACTACAAAGGCGTTAAGGCTATAGTCGACATCATAGGCGGCATAGAAGTAGATGTGCCGTTCGACATGGACTATGACGACCCAACAGACACACCACCACTACACATTCACTTAAAGAAGGGCAAGCAAAAGCTCGATGGTAAAAGTGCGATGGAGTTTCTTAGATTCAGAAAGTCGAACGAAGGACAGGGTGATAAGTTCCTTGGCGACGTCGGTAGAGTAACTCATCAGCAGTACTTTATAAAGGAGCTTATGAAGCAAACACTTAGCGCAAAGAACATTGCAAAATTGCCACGCATGATACAAGCAGGACTTGAGCATGTCTTGACAAACATTAGCATAGATGAGATGCTTGATTTGGCAAAGGTATTTACAGCCTACAAGCCAGACAAGCTTACTATAGAGACAATACCAGGCACAGATAAGTTTGAAGGTGGCGCGTCTTACTTCATCGCAGATGAGGAAGAGACAGCAAAGCTATTTACAAAGATATTTAAGTAA
- a CDS encoding NAD(P)/FAD-dependent oxidoreductase, which translates to MYDIIVVGAGPAGVSAALYAKSRGFNVLLLEKDEVGGLIKGVSHVTHYVGLDENESGETFREKLEEQIADADIELKYEEVIDLDLKYEVKKVKTRQNSYNAKVVIIAMGSTPKDLGLENEKEIGVEHSALGLDDEIEDRIIFVAGGSDGAAKEALHLSKLAKKVYLIEERDELGMIDEFREKIENSDNIEAMTSSKIVSASGTKDKITEVCIYDSNEKEEKIFENGEDEFLIFAYIGQKPNTELIKDSLEMAGAFIKTDGVKTSIPGVFACGDIIDKKIRQIATAVAEGCTCAIEAQKYLGY; encoded by the coding sequence ATGTACGATATTATTGTAGTGGGCGCCGGCCCTGCAGGTGTATCTGCTGCACTATATGCAAAGAGCCGTGGCTTCAATGTGCTTTTATTAGAAAAGGACGAAGTCGGAGGACTTATTAAAGGCGTTTCACACGTGACACACTATGTTGGACTAGATGAAAACGAGTCAGGTGAGACTTTTAGAGAGAAGCTTGAAGAGCAAATCGCAGACGCTGACATCGAGCTTAAGTATGAAGAGGTTATTGATCTTGACTTAAAATATGAAGTGAAGAAGGTAAAGACTAGACAAAATTCTTACAATGCAAAGGTCGTTATAATTGCAATGGGCTCTACTCCAAAGGATCTTGGCCTTGAGAACGAAAAGGAAATTGGTGTTGAACACTCAGCACTAGGACTTGATGATGAGATCGAAGACAGAATCATCTTCGTAGCAGGTGGTTCAGACGGAGCAGCAAAGGAAGCACTACACCTTTCTAAGCTTGCAAAGAAGGTCTACCTTATCGAAGAGAGAGATGAGCTTGGCATGATTGATGAGTTCAGAGAAAAGATTGAAAATTCTGACAACATCGAAGCTATGACATCTTCGAAGATTGTAAGTGCAAGCGGCACTAAGGACAAAATCACTGAAGTTTGCATATACGATTCTAACGAAAAGGAAGAAAAGATATTTGAAAACGGCGAGGACGAATTTTTAATCTTTGCCTACATCGGACAAAAGCCTAACACTGAGCTAATCAAGGATAGCTTAGAGATGGCGGGTGCATTCATAAAGACTGACGGAGTAAAGACATCCATACCGGGTGTGTTTGCTTGCGGCGATATTATAGATAAAAAGATTAGACAGATAGCAACTGCTGTAGCTGAAGGCTGCACATGCGCTATCGAAGCACAAAAGTACTTGGGATATTAG
- a CDS encoding peptidoglycan DD-metalloendopeptidase family protein produces the protein MSFKLKKLGVVAGLAVLALALTLLFVYKNYFSKVEVFSSGESLGVYASVHNFNEAIDKYKSKYEDRYDVDLKKAKYEFKRSDEEPKNTISECAFNIDACAIEKDGKSLYALKNEDAANEFLQSLENHYYSDNTMSVEIKDDVKISKLTMPLSEIKTVKEALKEVVENNKLKNDKAINVLLTKKESTEEVITMPVESQEDPSLPRGETVLSMDGEEGLKDVKSIAYYENDELISKVVLEENVKKKAAPKLVLVGTRKALADGSFIKPTRGGYSSGFGSRWGRMHQGVDIDADYGDDVFAADGGVVSYAGTLGTYGKLVEIDHQNGYKTRYAHLSSINVSKGDTLTKGEFIGKVGATGRVTGPHLHFEVIVNGKAQDPMNYLRGY, from the coding sequence GTGAGTTTTAAGTTAAAAAAGCTTGGTGTTGTGGCAGGTCTAGCAGTTTTAGCCCTTGCACTTACTTTGCTTTTCGTATATAAGAATTATTTCTCTAAGGTGGAAGTTTTTTCTTCTGGAGAGTCCTTAGGTGTTTATGCAAGTGTGCATAATTTTAATGAAGCTATTGATAAATATAAATCAAAATATGAAGATAGATATGATGTAGATTTAAAAAAGGCTAAATATGAGTTCAAAAGAAGCGATGAAGAGCCGAAGAATACTATATCTGAGTGTGCTTTTAATATTGATGCTTGTGCCATCGAAAAGGATGGTAAGTCACTTTATGCGCTTAAAAATGAAGATGCGGCGAATGAATTTTTACAATCTCTTGAAAATCATTACTACAGTGACAATACTATGAGCGTAGAAATTAAGGATGATGTAAAAATTTCTAAGTTAACTATGCCTTTAAGCGAGATTAAAACTGTAAAAGAAGCGCTTAAAGAGGTTGTAGAGAACAATAAACTAAAGAATGACAAGGCCATAAACGTGCTTTTGACAAAGAAGGAAAGCACTGAAGAGGTTATCACTATGCCTGTTGAGAGCCAAGAAGATCCATCTCTTCCAAGAGGCGAAACTGTGCTTTCTATGGACGGTGAGGAAGGCCTTAAAGATGTTAAGAGCATCGCATATTACGAGAACGACGAGCTTATTAGCAAGGTTGTTTTAGAGGAAAATGTTAAGAAAAAGGCTGCTCCAAAGCTTGTGCTTGTTGGAACTAGAAAGGCTTTGGCTGACGGCAGCTTTATAAAACCTACCAGAGGTGGTTATTCCTCAGGTTTTGGTAGCAGATGGGGCAGAATGCATCAAGGTGTTGACATAGATGCTGATTATGGTGATGACGTATTTGCTGCAGATGGCGGAGTTGTAAGCTACGCAGGTACTCTTGGTACTTATGGCAAGCTTGTTGAGATAGACCACCAAAACGGTTACAAGACAAGATATGCGCACTTAAGCAGTATAAATGTTTCAAAGGGAGATACTCTTACTAAAGGTGAGTTTATAGGCAAGGTAGGAGCGACTGGCAGAGTAACTGGACCGCATCTACACTTTGAAGTTATTGTTAACGGCAAGGCTCAAGACCCAATGAATTACTTAAGAGGATATTAA
- the thyX gene encoding FAD-dependent thymidylate synthase, which translates to MDKMLKVLDNGYVRLVNHLGSDLTVVNAARVSYQKESFELDQNDEKLISFLAKHDHTSPFRHAMLQFEVYAPLMVARQWWKYIIGSSHMEGIGDTMNGWNESSRRYVTEEPVFYVPNENEWRSMPDNKKQGSGDPVAAELGSEYTKELLELIEKGQGLYEKAMEDGICSEQARLFLPAYGLYVRWYWTASLQSVAHFIKQRMDGHAQKEIRDYAKVIYDLSLEDFPVAMKALIENVN; encoded by the coding sequence ATGGATAAGATGTTAAAAGTTTTAGACAATGGCTACGTAAGGCTAGTAAACCATTTGGGTAGTGACCTTACAGTAGTAAATGCAGCTAGGGTTTCTTATCAAAAAGAATCCTTCGAGCTTGATCAAAATGACGAGAAGCTAATAAGTTTCTTAGCTAAGCACGATCATACATCGCCATTTAGACATGCTATGCTGCAATTCGAAGTCTACGCACCACTTATGGTTGCTAGACAATGGTGGAAGTACATCATAGGTTCTTCTCACATGGAAGGCATAGGCGACACTATGAACGGCTGGAACGAGTCTTCAAGACGTTACGTTACTGAAGAGCCTGTCTTCTACGTTCCGAACGAGAACGAGTGGAGAAGTATGCCGGATAATAAAAAGCAAGGCAGCGGTGACCCGGTTGCTGCTGAATTAGGTTCTGAATATACGAAAGAGCTTCTTGAGCTTATTGAAAAGGGCCAAGGCCTATACGAAAAGGCTATGGAAGACGGCATTTGCTCTGAGCAAGCAAGATTATTCTTACCAGCTTATGGCTTATATGTAAGATGGTACTGGACAGCTTCTTTGCAATCAGTTGCACACTTCATCAAGCAAAGGATGGACGGCCACGCACAAAAAGAAATTAGAGACTATGCAAAGGTTATTTACGACTTAAGTTTGGAAGACTTCCCAGTAGCTATGAAGGCTCTTATTGAAAACGTAAATTAA
- a CDS encoding triphosphoribosyl-dephospho-CoA synthase — protein MKARAFFETIEEIFLQSLKDELNLTPKPGCVDGHDSGPHADMDYDVFLSSISSLKGYFFEIMMISNTPKSFADTFEAIRPIGMIYERKMYEATSGINTHKGAIFTLGVIACAIGKIYYDNKYLTIDLISEYVKKLCANIFDDFSKEEMQKTNGMRIYKKNAKHSGIRYEAKNGFKTALDAYDFYKEVKDFLRTFVYIVATLDDTTTINRVGESGLNFSKAYAKNVLNSKNFSEDIIAMDKLYTQKNISTGGCADTIELVYFFKRIDDFMVSFMKDFLRAKEARWKIITDAIESYKMPIITLNLNIKGMHKDKYEFAPLYSKAKTLLASYDLVYEDSDAFTAAYLAKSDAITEKKKFVSLEESYEYMRFVDIDVIDRSFAPISRSQLDLPKRTCIVCGEDRFTCMREARHTQEEFNAQLDDALLNLDK, from the coding sequence ATGAAGGCACGCGCTTTTTTTGAAACAATTGAAGAGATATTTTTGCAGTCTTTAAAAGATGAACTTAATCTAACACCTAAGCCTGGCTGTGTTGATGGACATGATAGTGGTCCGCACGCAGACATGGATTATGATGTGTTTTTAAGTAGTATTTCATCTCTTAAGGGCTATTTTTTTGAAATAATGATGATTTCGAACACGCCTAAGAGCTTTGCTGATACCTTTGAGGCTATTAGGCCTATTGGTATGATCTATGAGAGGAAGATGTATGAGGCTACATCTGGGATTAACACGCACAAAGGTGCGATCTTCACTCTTGGTGTGATTGCCTGTGCTATCGGGAAAATTTATTATGATAACAAATACCTTACTATTGACTTGATTAGTGAGTATGTTAAGAAGCTTTGCGCTAATATTTTTGACGATTTTAGCAAAGAAGAAATGCAAAAGACGAATGGCATGCGCATATACAAAAAGAATGCTAAGCACTCTGGCATAAGGTATGAAGCGAAGAATGGCTTTAAGACGGCTCTTGATGCTTATGACTTTTATAAGGAAGTGAAGGATTTCTTAAGGACTTTTGTTTATATAGTAGCAACTCTTGATGATACAACGACTATTAATAGAGTAGGTGAGTCTGGTCTTAATTTCTCAAAAGCTTATGCAAAGAATGTTTTAAATAGTAAAAATTTTTCTGAAGATATCATTGCTATGGATAAGCTATACACACAGAAGAATATTTCAACTGGTGGCTGCGCTGATACTATAGAGCTTGTTTACTTTTTTAAGCGTATTGATGATTTTATGGTATCTTTTATGAAGGATTTTTTAAGGGCGAAGGAAGCTAGATGGAAGATCATTACTGATGCAATTGAAAGCTACAAGATGCCAATAATTACTCTTAACTTAAATATCAAAGGTATGCATAAGGACAAGTATGAGTTCGCTCCTTTATATAGTAAGGCAAAAACGCTTTTAGCTTCTTACGACTTAGTGTATGAGGATAGTGATGCGTTCACAGCTGCATACTTAGCGAAGTCTGATGCAATTACTGAGAAGAAGAAATTTGTGAGCTTAGAAGAGTCTTATGAGTACATGCGCTTTGTTGATATCGATGTGATTGATAGATCTTTTGCGCCTATATCAAGATCTCAGCTTGACCTTCCTAAGAGGACCTGTATAGTATGTGGGGAAGATAGGTTTACATGCATGCGTGAGGCAAGGCACACTCAAGAGGAGTTTAATGCTCAGTTAGACGATGCTTTATTAAATCTTGACAAATAA
- a CDS encoding histidine phosphatase family protein has translation MIIYFTRHGLTEYNKERRIQGLLDSPLTIEGKDKAKELGERLRGEGIELIYSSDQKRAMDSANIINEALNLEIRPRRTLREVSMLSHEGMTWAESVATDPEREDLIMQRPDLFNEGGIYPYKDALEDAEAFLKELIKCSYEKVLVVTHGSKLRVITTVLEGFDLKDANRVELIKGLSLKIYKYDGSEFTLLHDDHDYDNFV, from the coding sequence ATGATAATATATTTTACAAGGCACGGTTTAACAGAATACAATAAGGAGAGGAGAATTCAAGGTTTACTTGATTCTCCTCTTACAATTGAAGGCAAAGATAAGGCGAAGGAGCTTGGAGAGCGCTTAAGAGGTGAGGGCATAGAGCTTATATACTCCTCTGATCAAAAGAGGGCTATGGACAGTGCTAATATTATTAACGAGGCCTTAAATCTTGAGATAAGACCAAGAAGAACACTGCGCGAGGTATCAATGTTAAGTCATGAAGGTATGACTTGGGCAGAGAGCGTTGCTACTGATCCAGAGCGTGAGGACCTTATTATGCAAAGACCCGATTTATTTAACGAAGGCGGCATATATCCATACAAGGACGCGCTAGAGGATGCGGAGGCCTTCTTGAAGGAACTGATTAAATGCAGTTATGAGAAGGTTCTAGTTGTAACGCACGGAAGCAAGCTTAGAGTAATAACAACTGTGCTTGAAGGATTTGACTTAAAGGACGCAAACAGGGTAGAGCTTATAAAAGGCTTAAGCCTTAAGATTTATAAGTACGATGGAAGTGAGTTTACGCTCCTTCACGACGACCACGACTACGACAATTTTGTATAG
- a CDS encoding MATE family efflux transporter, protein MREDRYDNPLVRKPIYQLLIKYAVPSILSFLVSAIYNIVDQIFIGNIVGHLGNAATTVSFPIGIISTALALLLGIGTASNFSIYKGRGDDERAERIVATGITGLLFVSIVELVIVIAFLDPLLRLFGASDNIFHYAHDYAFITSLAIVFVVFSIALSHIIRADGSPKYAMMLNVTGAILNVILDYIFMIHFKMGIKGAAWATFIGQAVSFVLALYYIFFLKDNPIRKKDFKIHPEELAAILKLGSAACINQLAMVVVQIVMNNVMTYYGAMSKYGPDIPLAAVGIASKLYIVLIGFNIGLAQGGQPIIGYNYGAKIYRRVKDTYLTTIKISVIYSTVFFLLVEIWPQIFVNIFGKGNELYMEFTTILLRITMIMTALNGLQPITANFYTSIGKAKLGIFVSLTRQVLFYLPLIIVLPQFYGILGALYATPIADFIAFVLAMYFVIREFKAMNRAGDEVILNAEIR, encoded by the coding sequence ATGAGAGAGGATAGATACGACAATCCCTTAGTTAGAAAACCAATTTATCAATTATTAATAAAGTATGCAGTGCCATCTATACTATCATTCTTGGTAAGCGCCATCTACAATATAGTTGACCAGATCTTCATAGGCAACATTGTAGGTCACCTTGGCAATGCGGCAACGACAGTTAGCTTTCCCATAGGCATAATATCTACAGCGCTAGCACTACTTTTAGGCATAGGAACTGCGTCGAACTTCAGTATATACAAGGGCAGAGGTGACGACGAGAGAGCAGAAAGGATTGTTGCGACAGGCATCACAGGACTGCTTTTCGTGTCAATTGTGGAGCTCGTTATAGTCATAGCCTTTCTAGATCCATTGTTAAGGCTTTTTGGCGCGAGTGACAATATATTCCACTACGCACACGACTACGCTTTTATAACATCACTTGCGATAGTCTTCGTTGTGTTTTCAATAGCACTCTCGCACATAATTAGAGCGGACGGTTCGCCAAAGTATGCGATGATGCTTAACGTTACAGGTGCAATACTTAATGTTATCTTGGACTACATATTTATGATTCACTTCAAGATGGGCATCAAGGGTGCTGCATGGGCAACATTCATAGGTCAAGCAGTAAGCTTTGTTCTAGCACTGTATTATATATTCTTCTTGAAAGATAATCCAATTCGTAAAAAGGATTTCAAGATACATCCAGAGGAACTAGCAGCTATATTGAAGCTTGGTTCGGCAGCATGTATCAATCAATTAGCAATGGTAGTTGTGCAGATAGTTATGAATAACGTTATGACATACTACGGAGCAATGAGTAAGTACGGACCCGACATACCACTAGCCGCGGTCGGCATAGCCTCGAAGCTATATATAGTCTTGATTGGCTTCAACATAGGACTCGCACAAGGTGGTCAGCCAATCATTGGTTATAACTACGGAGCAAAGATATACAGACGTGTAAAGGATACCTACCTAACGACCATCAAGATATCTGTCATATACAGCACGGTCTTCTTCTTGCTAGTTGAAATATGGCCGCAAATCTTTGTTAATATCTTCGGTAAAGGCAACGAACTATACATGGAGTTTACAACTATACTACTAAGAATCACTATGATAATGACAGCACTAAACGGACTTCAACCAATCACGGCAAACTTCTACACATCCATAGGCAAGGCGAAACTTGGTATCTTTGTTTCATTAACAAGACAGGTTTTATTCTACCTACCACTGATTATAGTTTTGCCACAATTCTATGGCATACTTGGAGCACTTTACGCAACACCAATCGCAGATTTCATAGCCTTTGTACTTGCAATGTACTTTGTAATTAGAGAGTTTAAAGCTATGAATAGAGCGGGAGATGAGGTAATATTAAATGCAGAAATTCGTTAA
- a CDS encoding GNAT family N-acetyltransferase, with amino-acid sequence MKDITTDKLILRDAKVSDAQDMFEYAKLEEVTKYLSWKAHQTVKDSEKILDLLSKEAKEKDSYVLKAIVLKENNKMIGTIDARIFGEDLKDAEFGYCLNPKYWNKGYMSEALKAFMKALHKEHSVENIFGCFERENIGSKRVMQKNEMYYYETVKRNFKNKGEVELIRYKELNTK; translated from the coding sequence ATGAAAGACATTACTACAGATAAACTAATCCTAAGAGACGCAAAAGTCAGCGATGCACAAGACATGTTTGAATACGCTAAACTTGAAGAAGTGACAAAATATCTTTCATGGAAAGCACATCAAACAGTCAAAGACTCAGAGAAAATTTTAGATTTACTAAGCAAAGAAGCAAAAGAGAAAGACTCCTACGTACTTAAAGCCATAGTCCTAAAAGAAAATAATAAGATGATAGGCACCATAGACGCGAGAATCTTTGGAGAGGATTTAAAAGACGCAGAGTTCGGTTACTGCCTTAACCCAAAGTATTGGAACAAAGGTTACATGAGCGAAGCACTTAAAGCATTTATGAAAGCACTTCATAAAGAACACAGCGTAGAGAATATATTTGGCTGCTTCGAAAGAGAGAACATAGGATCGAAGAGAGTTATGCAAAAGAACGAGATGTACTACTACGAAACAGTAAAGAGAAACTTTAAGAACAAAGGTGAGGTCGAACTCATAAGATACAAAGAACTTAATACAAAGTAA
- the guaB gene encoding IMP dehydrogenase: MEFIGNALTFDDILLVPNFSQILPRETSTETRLTKKIKLNIPMMSAGMDTVTESKMAIAMAREGGIGIIHKNMSIEDQAIEVDRVKRSEHGVITDPFYLSAEHKIADAEAIMKKYKISGVPITDEDGKLVGIITNRDMRFETNMEKKIAEVMTKDHLVTGKEGVSMDGALEVMKVHKIEKLPIVDDENHLRGLITIKDIEKSIEFPNSAKDSQGRLLCGAAVGITEDMLQRVKALYDAKVDVIVLDTAHGHSKGVLDAVRKIKENFPDLQVIAGNVATYEGTKALMEAGADCVKVGIGPGSICTTRVVTGIGVPQVSAIMEAYRASQETGIPIIADGGIKYSGDVTKAIAAGADVVMMGSLFAGTDESPGEEVIFEGRRYKEYRGMGSLAAMKAGSSDRYFQSKAKKYVPEGVEGRVHYKGKVGEVIYQLLGGLKSGMGYLGCKDIPTLKTNSRYVQITSASLIENHPHDITITKETPNYSPKNNRD, encoded by the coding sequence ATGGAGTTTATTGGAAACGCACTGACATTTGACGATATACTACTAGTGCCAAATTTTTCACAAATTTTGCCTAGAGAAACTAGTACTGAAACAAGACTAACTAAGAAGATCAAACTAAATATACCGATGATGAGTGCTGGCATGGATACAGTAACTGAATCAAAGATGGCGATCGCTATGGCAAGAGAAGGCGGTATTGGTATCATTCACAAGAACATGTCTATAGAGGACCAAGCTATCGAAGTTGACAGAGTTAAGAGAAGTGAGCACGGTGTTATCACTGATCCTTTCTACTTATCTGCTGAGCATAAGATTGCTGATGCTGAAGCCATTATGAAAAAGTACAAAATCTCTGGTGTGCCTATAACTGATGAAGACGGTAAACTAGTTGGTATCATCACTAACAGGGACATGAGATTTGAAACTAACATGGAAAAGAAGATTGCCGAAGTTATGACTAAGGATCATCTTGTAACTGGCAAGGAAGGTGTTTCCATGGACGGAGCTTTGGAAGTTATGAAGGTTCACAAGATTGAAAAACTTCCAATAGTTGACGATGAGAACCACTTAAGAGGCCTTATCACTATTAAGGATATAGAAAAGTCAATCGAGTTTCCAAACTCTGCAAAGGACTCACAAGGAAGACTACTATGCGGTGCTGCTGTAGGTATAACTGAAGATATGCTTCAAAGAGTTAAGGCTCTATATGATGCAAAGGTTGACGTTATCGTTCTAGACACTGCACACGGTCACTCAAAGGGCGTACTTGATGCTGTTAGAAAGATCAAGGAAAACTTCCCTGACTTACAAGTTATAGCAGGTAACGTTGCAACTTACGAAGGCACTAAGGCTCTAATGGAAGCTGGTGCTGACTGCGTTAAGGTTGGTATAGGACCTGGATCTATCTGTACAACAAGAGTTGTTACAGGTATCGGTGTTCCACAAGTAAGCGCCATCATGGAAGCTTACAGAGCATCTCAAGAAACTGGTATACCTATCATCGCTGATGGTGGTATCAAGTACTCTGGAGACGTAACTAAGGCGATAGCTGCTGGTGCAGATGTTGTCATGATGGGATCATTATTTGCAGGAACTGACGAATCACCAGGAGAAGAAGTTATCTTCGAAGGTAGAAGATACAAAGAATACAGAGGTATGGGCTCACTTGCAGCAATGAAGGCTGGTTCATCTGATAGATACTTCCAATCAAAGGCTAAAAAGTATGTACCAGAAGGTGTTGAAGGTAGAGTTCACTACAAGGGCAAAGTTGGGGAAGTTATATATCAATTACTTGGCGGCTTGAAATCAGGTATGGGTTACCTTGGATGCAAGGACATCCCTACACTTAAGACTAATTCAAGATACGTTCAAATTACAAGCGCATCACTAATTGAAAACCATCCACATGACATAACTATCACTAAGGAGACTCCAAACTACTCGCCTAAGAACAATAGGGATTAA
- a CDS encoding iron-containing alcohol dehydrogenase translates to MDAFYFYNPVKIHFGEGSIRALKEEMKPYKKVLLTYGKGSIKKNGIYDKVMEALEGKEVYELSDIMPNPRVEKVYEGIKLVKDNGIDFILAVGGGSTIDCSKAIAAGAKTDEDFWKKYFIDKDDVLDATPLGSVLTMAGTGSEMDNGGVITNWEEQLKLSFGGDPCYPKFSILDPTYTYSLPKHHLISGTVDMFSHIMEEYFSMPDEENTTDEISEALMKTIIENIYIALDDPRNYRARANLMWVSTLAINGLTSLGKRSDWLSHRLEHTLSAFYDVSHGMGLAVMHPNYLKYVYKGHEKKFRRWAENVWKMDTSKMTDDEAALKSIERLQEFFKSIGAPTTLKELGIPKDNIEAMAKKTGVYKTSYSDLKLQDVINIYEQAYE, encoded by the coding sequence ATGGACGCATTTTATTTTTACAATCCAGTTAAAATTCATTTTGGAGAAGGATCAATTAGAGCACTAAAGGAAGAGATGAAACCATATAAGAAGGTTTTACTTACTTATGGCAAAGGCAGCATCAAGAAGAACGGCATCTACGACAAAGTTATGGAAGCACTTGAAGGCAAGGAAGTTTACGAGCTTTCAGACATAATGCCAAACCCAAGAGTAGAGAAAGTTTATGAAGGCATAAAGTTAGTTAAGGACAACGGCATCGACTTCATACTAGCAGTTGGCGGTGGCTCAACTATCGACTGCTCTAAGGCAATAGCTGCAGGTGCAAAGACAGATGAGGACTTCTGGAAAAAATACTTTATCGACAAAGACGATGTACTTGATGCAACTCCACTAGGAAGCGTGCTTACAATGGCAGGCACAGGAAGCGAGATGGACAACGGCGGCGTTATCACAAACTGGGAGGAACAATTAAAGCTAAGCTTCGGCGGCGACCCGTGCTATCCAAAATTCTCAATACTTGATCCAACATACACATATTCACTACCTAAGCACCACTTAATCAGCGGCACAGTAGATATGTTCAGTCACATCATGGAAGAGTACTTCTCAATGCCAGACGAAGAAAATACAACAGACGAAATCAGCGAAGCACTTATGAAAACTATAATCGAAAATATCTATATAGCACTAGACGACCCAAGAAACTACAGAGCAAGAGCCAACCTTATGTGGGTATCGACACTTGCCATCAACGGCCTAACATCACTAGGAAAGCGTTCAGACTGGCTAAGCCACAGACTTGAACACACATTATCAGCCTTCTACGACGTTTCACACGGCATGGGACTTGCAGTAATGCATCCAAATTACTTAAAATATGTTTACAAGGGACACGAAAAGAAATTTAGAAGATGGGCAGAAAACGTTTGGAAGATGGACACATCTAAGATGACAGACGACGAAGCGGCACTTAAGTCCATAGAAAGATTGCAAGAATTCTTCAAATCCATAGGTGCACCAACAACACTTAAAGAACTTGGAATACCAAAGGACAATATTGAAGCCATGGCAAAGAAGACAGGCGTATACAAGACAAGCTACTCAGACCTAAAACTACAAGACGTAATCAATATCTACGAGCAAGCATACGAATAA